The following proteins are encoded in a genomic region of Zea mays cultivar B73 chromosome 9, Zm-B73-REFERENCE-NAM-5.0, whole genome shotgun sequence:
- the LOC103638782 gene encoding uncharacterized protein, with protein sequence MPFHEVLQQPHKRFIDVIGIVIHLAPLEHIGGRPYREAILMDSRWDIIVVGIWPELLQRNALRWVLARENKSIIIGTMLRRNKLHRCLQTSDHSTVEFDLDHHTTQRLQTIRRSMIQNPRSALINNYLERRRAYLATVVPDV encoded by the exons ATGCCATTTCATGAGGTCCTCCAACAACCTCATAAGAGGTTTATAG ATGTAATAGGAATTGTCATTCATTTGGCGCCGTTAGAGCACATCGGTGGAAGGCCGTACAGAGAGGCCATACTAATGGATTCCAG GTGGGATATAATCGTCGTGGGTATATGGCCTGAACTGTTGCAAAGAAATGCTCTACGGTGGGTGTTAGCTAGAGAAAACAAGAGCATAATTATCGGAACTATGCTGCGCCGTAACAAGCTACACA GATGCTTGCAAACCTCGGACCATAGCACTGTTGAATTCGATCTAGATCATCACACCACACAACGGTTGCAGA CAATTCGGCGCTCCATGATCCAAAATCCGAGGAGTGCTTTAATCAACAATTATCTAGAGAGGAGACGGGCTTATCTGGCAACAGTGGTACCAGATGTGTAG